Within Nematostella vectensis chromosome 1, jaNemVect1.1, whole genome shotgun sequence, the genomic segment TCAATGTGTGTTTCTGATTCCCACAGAAAATCCACGATAATGATGACTTGGACTTAtctgatgatgacgatgacaacgacgatgatgacaatgaagATGATAACAGCGTTAAGAAGGAGAAAAAGACTGGTAAGACAGTTCTTTAcaatttttacctttttcacAGAAACTTGACTGTTTCTGTCTTTATCAGgacaacaaaataagaaaaaagggaaaagcGCATCTAAAGCCAAGAAGAACTCTGATGATGAAAGTGAAGCATCGTCTGAGGATGGGTACATAGATTCCAAGGAAGTTGACTACATGTCTGAcacgtcatcatcatctggTAAGACCTCACATCTTCTCTTTTATTGTCATCGTTATCACTAACACCAGCAACGATATTGTCATTACtgtaccatcaccattaccaccaccatcattatcatcaccattaccaccgccatcattatcaccattacTCTCATCATGTTTTCTCGACATAGTATCAACCCATACCACCTTTTAATAGATTAATTGTGTTATCTTTCTTTGAAATTGTATTGCCACTCAAGGATGGCTGCAACCTACATCCATACCAGTTAAACCTTGTTGAACACTTGAAACATGAAAGGATGTTTGTTCAGACCAATCGCACGTGATATATTCAAACAATCAAATGTAGACAATTTACAACAAGTTTCAGTTGTCAAAATTCTCGCTTGTATGTTGTCGGAAGACATTAAATATTCCACGCATATTTAAgtgcctatttttttttaccaattcCTTTGTGTGCTTAACTTTAGAAGAAGAAGTCAATGTCGAGACGCCAAAGCCAGACGCTCAGGATGACCTGAACGCTGAGACAAGCGAGAGCGAGAGTGAGGAAGACGCAGAACTAACCAACGCCGGTAGGGACATCAAGAAGATGCTTGAGAAGGACCAAGGAGAGGGGGGCTCATCCGGGGACGAGGATGATGACCTGGACGCAGACGCCGACCAAGTTAAGGGGCCTTCAGCCCTTTTCCTTCAAGGTACATTTTGTCCCACTCGTTGTCTTACTGTCTTATGTATATTTTTCTACCTACCTAGTTAATTAACGTACAGTTGACAGATCATAGGTTTAGATAGATCCAGAATGTCGGAACCCAGAAGGCGACTTTTCAGTTCGCTGAATGTTGAAAACGGCAGTCCATTCTCTGTATAGCGTATAGTTGAAGACATGTAGTATATGCGCTTGATTAGCTTTAGCCTGCGATGCCGGCGTTTACCCGGTGATTTtatagccgccatcttggattttgagcAATTCCAAGATGGCAGCTACAAATCGCTCGAGGCCGGTTTTTCGCTATAAAAACAACTCCAGGTAACGCCTGCATTGCAGGCTAGATTAGCTTCTGCAGATTCATTTCTCCTTCAATTTCTTTACTGCGATTTTACACCACGTAAGCATACCTTATGACTTCGCTTTCTTTGCGGGCAAGAAGCCGCCTTAAATAAGGATCGCCAGTGTATGTTGTTAACATTAGATTCAATTTACTTGACAGATAAAAGGATAGGCAAGAAAAAGCCGGGGAGTCGGTCGAGTACCGAATCCAGTAGTCGATCGTCCACACCAACGGCAGGTACTGAAGGCGGTACATCCACCACTATAGCAGCTGCTGCCAGGAAACTTGGCGAAGGAAGGCCAGGAACACCAAGTGAGTACCACTAcatattattgttgttgttgttgttattattatttaatatcatttaatattatttaatattatcatttaataTGATCAATATCATAATATTATACATAATATTGGGGTAGGGCAAGCAAAAGTCATCCCATTTCCTTTCTATCTTCCTTTCCCTTTACTTCCAACAATGTATGCAGTATATTGATGGTAAATGTTAAttattaagatattttttcggTCGCCATTATTAGAATCGATCCGAACCTGAAAGAGTTGATTAATATCAACCATCATATTTACCATAGTTACTCCTCATATCCCCGTTACTCCGATATTGATTTTCTCTATTCAGCAGGTAAAGCGAAGAAAAGGCCTGCCTCTGAGCCCCCGAGCAAGAAGGGGTTCCATGCTATTAACGAGAGCCCCGCAGCCAAGAAACTCCGCGTATCCCCGGGTCCGAGTTCCGGTACTAGTACGCCGACTCCAGGAGAAGACGGACAAGCTATCACTGAAGAGTCTATTCGCAGATATCTTGCGCGAAAACCCATGACAACCAAAGACCTCTTGCAAAAGTTTAAAACTAAACGCACAGGACTCACCAATGAGCAGACGGTACAGCTCATTGCAACTATTTTAAAACGGATTCAACCGGAGCAAAAAACCATTAAGGGGAAGATGTATCTATCGCTCAAATCGACGTAGCTGCTTGTGAAAGCGCGCGAAAAGGCGCAGGAATATGGTTGTGTTATTCGCGGGCGGCGCGGGTAGTACATGAGAGAAATAAGTGCAAGATTGCTCCCAAGATTGGACACGACGCCATGCCTTCGCGGTAGTGTTAGCGCTGAAAGAAGTCGTATGACAAAATCTCACGGTATGACAGAGCATGCATCTAAACTTTTATTGATCGGAGACTTGACAGACGTCCCGAACGTACGtcgttgaaaaaaaaaaaagaaaactgcgCGATGAAAACATGTTTCGACATCGAAATATTTTGCATGAGATTTAGTTTGTGATTTTGACGGCAATAAATGGttgattattttattaatattcTATACCATCATGTCATATGCTCATTGGAGCATAATTATCACGCAGTTTTATCTTCTACACTATATGTAAACATCATCtttgaaaaaatcccaaataAAAATTGCGAATGGACTAAAGTGTTCCCAGAAGGTTATGTGATCATATGTCGTAGAGATCGGGTGCTTCAGGGAACAGGAGCCCGGTTTTTAAATACCGTAGTCCAAACTCTGGCAGAAATTGCGTGATTCCAGGTTAGATAAATCATACCCCCACTTCCCCAAGGAAATTGGGAATTCCACGGAGTTAGGGTGATCCTCTTTATAGATgtatagatttttttaaaaaaattcacagGCTTAATTTTAGgaaagttctcgggacctcgttgtcacccgagacttttcggATAACTTTTTTGGCTTCAAcaaacttcgaaaatagccctattgagCATAATCATTTGGAATACGAACCAAGTGGAAGTTCAAACTGTTTTAAAACATGAAAGCTGTTctttaaaaggaaaacatgcgaaattttgagcaaaaatgcaaaataaagttttcgggccggagaattctcgggtgtttggAGAAACGGGCGCCAGGGCCGAAAAGCTAGCCCCACAATGCTGGCGCCGTTTGCACACCGTGTTGGGTTAGTGCTGTGAAATAGTTCGCAAACGTTTCCTTTGTCCTGTGGTCAACCGAGCGTAGCAGTGCCAGCAATGTGGACTGGTGTTTG encodes:
- the LOC5521092 gene encoding general transcription factor IIF subunit 1 isoform X1; the protein is MKKVTIAPVPINPAVKGGASRIPASATPSTADASFTEYKVRVPRNLAKKYSMMRFQSGSKVDFSSVSKANMNRMVSTSESKEEEAMPTHGAGSEYGREWREEARKRRRGYMPKTADPKSAPWALKIGGKAGKRYTGKKEAGINDNSNYYILTQCPDGAFEAVPVDSWYNFTPNIHYHTLNAEEAEEEFNRRDKTVNFFSLMVKKRLQSGDDTEGVEDSSDSKAKLTSLASSMKIHDNDDLDLSDDDDDNDDDDNEDDNSVKKEKKTGQQNKKKGKSASKAKKNSDDESEASSEDGYIDSKEVDYMSDTSSSSEEEVNVETPKPDAQDDLNAETSESESEEDAELTNAGRDIKKMLEKDQGEGGSSGDEDDDLDADADQVKGPSALFLQDKRIGKKKPGSRSSTESSSRSSTPTAGTEGGTSTTIAAAARKLGEGRPGTPTGKAKKRPASEPPSKKGFHAINESPAAKKLRVSPGPSSGTSTPTPGEDGQAITEESIRRYLARKPMTTKDLLQKFKTKRTGLTNEQTVQLIATILKRIQPEQKTIKGKMYLSLKST
- the LOC5521092 gene encoding general transcription factor IIF subunit 1 isoform X2; protein product: MKKVTIAPVPINPAVKGGASRIPASATPSTADASFTEYKVRVPRNLAKKYSMMRFQSGSKVDFSSVSKANMNRMVSTSESKEEEAMPTHGAGSEYGREWREEARKRRRGYMPKTADPKSAPWALKIGGKAGKRYTGKKEAGINDNSNYYILTQCPDGAFEAVPVDSWYNFTPNIHYHTLNAEEAEEEFNRRDKTVNFFSLMVKKRLQSGDDTEGVEDSSDSKAKLTSLASSMKIHDNDDLDLSDDDDDNDDDDNEDDNSVKKEKKTGQQNKKKGKSASKAKKNSDDESEASSEDGYIDSKEVDYMSDTSSSSEEEVNVETPKPDAQDDLNAETSESESEEDAELTNAGRDIKKMLEKDQGEGGSSGDEDDDLDADADQVKGPSALFLQDKRIGKKKPGSRSSTESSSRSSTPTAGTEGGTSTTIAAAARKLGEGRPGTPSKAKKRPASEPPSKKGFHAINESPAAKKLRVSPGPSSGTSTPTPGEDGQAITEESIRRYLARKPMTTKDLLQKFKTKRTGLTNEQTVQLIATILKRIQPEQKTIKGKMYLSLKST